The following proteins are co-located in the Pseudomonas fluorescens genome:
- a CDS encoding DnaT-like ssDNA-binding protein, translating into MQIIVEDGKGRPEANSFVPLEKLTFYSDYYGFRIPEAEADQVELLLRAAADINGRQWKGRKANPEQAMAWPRRDCKIEYQTLSETFVPFELEWGQVRLAVELYAAEQRFLIEEPTHCTEPNGRRTRLNRDTPGLRMRPPPYAPSRTQFADYLIMRGLHLVAKE; encoded by the coding sequence ATGCAGATCATCGTTGAGGACGGGAAGGGTAGGCCAGAGGCGAATAGCTTTGTGCCGCTGGAGAAGCTGACCTTCTACAGCGACTACTACGGGTTCCGGATACCTGAAGCTGAGGCTGACCAGGTCGAACTGCTGCTGCGCGCTGCGGCCGACATCAATGGCCGCCAGTGGAAGGGTCGAAAAGCCAATCCTGAGCAGGCGATGGCTTGGCCCCGGCGTGACTGCAAGATCGAATACCAGACGCTCTCCGAGACTTTCGTGCCCTTTGAGCTTGAATGGGGCCAGGTGCGGCTGGCGGTCGAGCTATACGCTGCCGAACAGCGCTTCCTGATCGAGGAGCCGACGCATTGCACTGAGCCGAATGGCCGGCGCACGCGGCTCAACCGAGATACGCCAGGCCTGCGAATGCGGCCGCCGCCGTACGCGCCGAGCAGGACACAGTTCGCCGACTACCTGATAATGCGGGGATTGCATTTAGTCGCTAAGGAGTAG
- a CDS encoding minor capsid protein, with translation MPSTNLAQADNQLLEQTTRHSVMLERLKAGEVKKFEKYLRQIDKLVRDQLTRKELTTYSRDRLEQFLARVDGKLLEIYKAYGDLVQADLVDIALYESTFEAKSLSNALSIDAVVPTNTVIRAAVFSYPLQVKGIDGGKLLKSFVSGWTRTETMRVTNTIRLGFGQGQTNAQIIQAIRGTAAQNFTDGVLAVSNRNAAAVVQTAIQHVATTARMETLKANSDVVLGYRWVSTLDRKTSQQCKGLDGMRFDLGKGPLPPAHINCRSTTVPTTRLSEMFAKDATRASVGDNGGAQVDAGLNYYEWLATQPASFQDHALGPVRGKLFRDGGLTPEKFAKLQLDKSFKPLTLAQLREAEPDMFTRAGVTLGAQLG, from the coding sequence ATGCCATCGACAAACCTGGCGCAGGCGGACAACCAACTGCTGGAGCAGACGACCCGCCACTCGGTAATGCTGGAGCGGCTTAAGGCAGGCGAGGTCAAGAAGTTCGAGAAGTACCTGCGCCAGATCGACAAACTGGTGCGGGATCAACTGACTCGCAAGGAGCTGACTACCTACAGCCGGGACCGTCTTGAGCAGTTCCTGGCCCGGGTGGACGGCAAGCTGCTGGAGATCTACAAGGCCTACGGTGACCTGGTGCAGGCTGATCTGGTCGATATCGCGCTGTACGAGTCAACCTTCGAGGCTAAAAGCCTGAGCAATGCACTCTCCATCGATGCGGTGGTGCCGACCAACACGGTGATCCGTGCGGCGGTGTTCTCCTATCCGCTTCAGGTAAAGGGCATCGACGGCGGGAAGCTGCTGAAGAGCTTCGTCAGCGGCTGGACGCGGACCGAGACGATGCGCGTCACGAACACCATCCGGCTCGGCTTCGGACAGGGCCAGACCAACGCCCAGATCATTCAGGCGATTCGCGGTACTGCGGCGCAGAACTTCACGGACGGCGTCTTGGCGGTGAGCAACCGCAACGCTGCCGCCGTGGTACAAACGGCAATCCAGCATGTGGCCACTACAGCGCGAATGGAGACGCTGAAGGCCAATAGTGACGTGGTGCTGGGCTATCGTTGGGTGTCGACTCTCGACCGCAAGACCTCGCAGCAATGCAAGGGCCTGGATGGGATGCGTTTCGACCTGGGGAAAGGTCCTCTGCCACCGGCGCACATCAACTGCCGGTCAACTACGGTGCCGACCACTAGGCTTTCGGAGATGTTCGCCAAGGACGCCACGCGCGCCTCGGTGGGCGATAACGGTGGGGCCCAGGTCGACGCAGGCCTGAATTATTACGAGTGGCTGGCAACGCAGCCGGCGAGCTTCCAGGATCATGCCCTTGGGCCGGTCCGGGGTAAGTTGTTCCGTGATGGTGGCCTGACGCCGGAGAAGTTCGCCAAGTTGCAGCTCGACAAATCGTTCAAGCCGCTGACGCTGGCGCAGTTGAGGGAAGCAGAGCCTGACATGTTCACCCGAGCAGGCGTTACACTCGGCGCTCAACTAGGTTGA
- a CDS encoding DUF4055 domain-containing protein produces the protein MPVQSTNPDYDAHIAEWEMMDDALEGECAVKRNERNLPKPSGMVEAEKLDGAGNKYLYENYTNRAQYEHWVRDSLRSMMGLVSRLIPEIELPAGLKGLEDNATSDGFGLKQLFFRMVRQAISHGRVPLVVNIDDSGEPYFSTYATRNAINWDTADQGGRQDLVLSVFREFRKKGGDRYSHDCDAVFREFFMLDRVCYTAVRNEAGELIDDERPLGTTGTDNRLVKGLPYLPVIYCGSTDNSPDVDEVPLLTMARAALKSYQLSADYFTSLHQTSHPQPWVSGLDEAVELSVTGPSAAWDLGPSGSCGYLEFQGAGIEAVRKAMDDQKNAALEAGAKVMDVAGTESGEARKTRQNDQHATLHSIVITVAEAVEQGLRYAAEWKGYDPKQVKFKVNPEFVTPVVDAQVLAELLKGVMAGTISADTYWQYLTTGKLPERPYDEEADLISDERESAGINLDKDDAIDKPGAGGQPTAGADDPPLGNAGAA, from the coding sequence ATGCCAGTGCAATCGACAAACCCCGACTACGACGCGCACATCGCCGAGTGGGAGATGATGGACGACGCGCTCGAGGGTGAGTGCGCGGTGAAGCGCAACGAGCGCAATCTGCCCAAGCCGAGCGGCATGGTGGAAGCGGAAAAGCTGGATGGCGCGGGCAACAAGTACCTATACGAGAACTACACGAACCGGGCTCAGTACGAACACTGGGTGCGTGATTCGCTTCGGTCGATGATGGGGCTTGTCTCGCGGCTGATTCCGGAGATCGAGCTGCCTGCCGGACTGAAAGGGCTGGAGGACAACGCTACATCTGACGGCTTTGGGCTGAAGCAGTTGTTCTTCCGCATGGTGCGCCAGGCTATCTCGCACGGCCGGGTGCCACTGGTGGTGAACATTGATGATAGCGGCGAACCGTATTTCTCGACGTACGCCACGCGCAACGCCATCAACTGGGACACCGCTGACCAAGGCGGCCGGCAGGACCTGGTCCTGTCGGTGTTCCGCGAATTCCGCAAGAAGGGCGGCGATCGCTACAGCCATGACTGCGACGCGGTGTTCCGTGAGTTCTTCATGCTCGACCGGGTTTGCTACACCGCCGTACGCAATGAGGCCGGCGAGTTGATCGACGACGAGCGGCCGCTGGGCACTACCGGGACGGATAACCGCCTGGTCAAAGGCTTGCCCTACCTGCCGGTGATCTACTGCGGATCGACAGACAACTCGCCGGACGTCGACGAGGTGCCGCTGCTGACCATGGCGCGGGCCGCGCTGAAGTCCTACCAGTTGAGCGCTGACTACTTCACGTCGCTGCATCAGACCAGCCACCCGCAGCCGTGGGTCTCTGGCCTGGATGAGGCGGTGGAGTTGAGCGTCACCGGCCCTTCGGCGGCATGGGATCTTGGGCCTTCCGGTTCCTGCGGTTACCTGGAGTTCCAGGGCGCCGGCATCGAAGCCGTGCGCAAGGCCATGGATGACCAGAAGAATGCCGCGCTTGAAGCTGGTGCCAAGGTCATGGACGTTGCAGGGACTGAGTCGGGCGAGGCGCGCAAAACACGCCAGAACGACCAGCACGCAACGCTGCACAGCATCGTCATCACAGTGGCCGAGGCGGTGGAGCAGGGGCTGCGCTATGCCGCCGAGTGGAAGGGATACGACCCTAAACAGGTCAAGTTCAAGGTGAACCCTGAATTCGTGACCCCTGTGGTCGACGCCCAGGTGCTCGCCGAACTGCTCAAGGGTGTGATGGCTGGCACGATCAGCGCCGACACCTACTGGCAGTACCTCACCACCGGCAAGTTGCCGGAGCGCCCCTACGACGAAGAAGCCGACCTGATCAGCGACGAACGCGAGTCGGCCGGCATCAACTTGGACAAAGACGATGCCATCGACAAACCTGGCGCAGGCGGACAACCAACTGCTGGAGCAGACGACCCGCCACTCGGTAATGCTGGAGCGGCTTAA
- a CDS encoding DUF2280 domain-containing protein produces the protein MAALKNDVKAFIVQALACFDTPTLVSQSVKQEFGIDVTRQQVEQHDPTKRAGANLAAKWRTLFEDTRKRFREETAEIPIANRAHRLRTLGRMAEKAENSKNMALTAQLLEQAAKETGDVYVNRRVEPDKSLDEEIKRLEIEKRKAELKLIEKGGGNSNAQLLADLIARLPS, from the coding sequence ATGGCAGCCCTGAAAAACGATGTGAAAGCCTTCATCGTTCAGGCTTTGGCGTGTTTCGATACTCCCACTCTCGTCTCACAAAGCGTTAAGCAAGAATTCGGCATCGATGTGACCCGCCAGCAGGTCGAGCAGCACGACCCAACAAAGCGCGCTGGAGCCAATCTGGCAGCCAAGTGGCGGACTCTGTTCGAAGACACTCGCAAGCGGTTCCGTGAAGAAACAGCAGAGATACCTATAGCCAATAGAGCCCATCGGCTCCGAACTCTTGGGCGTATGGCTGAGAAGGCCGAGAACTCAAAGAATATGGCGTTAACGGCCCAGCTATTGGAGCAGGCTGCCAAGGAGACGGGAGACGTCTACGTCAATCGTCGCGTTGAGCCTGACAAGTCTTTGGATGAAGAAATCAAACGTCTTGAGATCGAGAAGCGTAAGGCCGAGCTCAAGCTGATAGAGAAGGGCGGTGGCAACTCCAATGCCCAACTGCTGGCTGACCTGATCGCGAGGTTGCCGTCATGA
- a CDS encoding putative metallopeptidase, whose translation MFRPGPPSSLLELSDLSVVDARLIPAPEVWEWLQAEIIAGTGSIHNEDHAHLLDADIRVMWASSSFEKQGRTVLGQAEQVAFRAGGWQKARMEQQMRDWFGDVPAFIITLAADYCAECSDTDFCALVEHELYHIAHATDKYGQPAFTKEGAPKLEMRGHDVEEFVGVVRRYGASPDVQVLVDAANKPAEVGKLNISRACGTCLLKLA comes from the coding sequence ATGTTTAGACCGGGTCCTCCATCATCACTGCTTGAACTGTCCGATTTATCTGTCGTAGATGCCCGCCTGATCCCCGCTCCCGAGGTATGGGAATGGCTCCAAGCCGAGATCATCGCCGGCACCGGCAGCATCCACAACGAAGACCATGCCCATCTACTGGATGCAGACATCCGGGTCATGTGGGCGTCGTCGAGCTTCGAGAAACAGGGCAGAACAGTCCTGGGCCAGGCCGAACAGGTAGCGTTCCGCGCCGGTGGCTGGCAGAAAGCCCGGATGGAGCAACAGATGCGTGATTGGTTTGGCGACGTGCCGGCCTTCATCATCACCTTGGCTGCTGACTACTGCGCCGAGTGCAGCGACACCGACTTCTGCGCCCTGGTGGAACACGAGCTTTATCACATCGCCCACGCCACTGATAAGTACGGCCAGCCAGCCTTTACCAAGGAAGGAGCGCCCAAGCTTGAGATGCGCGGCCACGACGTCGAAGAGTTCGTCGGTGTGGTCCGTCGCTATGGTGCGAGCCCTGACGTTCAGGTGCTGGTGGACGCTGCAAACAAACCCGCCGAGGTGGGGAAACTGAATATATCGAGGGCTTGCGGAACCTGTCTGCTCAAGCTGGCCTGA
- a CDS encoding phage holin, lambda family has translation MSNMPDKPDTWAIALAWLSQHSPILYAAALSCAMAVLRITYGGGTRRQMLVEGAICGGLTLTIISGLDFFGLPQSMATFAGGWVGFLGVEKIRAIADRVTDFKLPSRKVD, from the coding sequence ATGTCCAACATGCCAGACAAACCAGACACATGGGCAATAGCGCTTGCGTGGTTGAGCCAGCATTCGCCAATCCTCTATGCGGCTGCGCTGTCCTGCGCCATGGCCGTCCTGCGCATCACCTACGGCGGCGGTACGCGGCGCCAGATGCTGGTGGAGGGGGCGATCTGTGGCGGCCTTACGTTAACCATCATCAGCGGCCTGGACTTCTTCGGCCTGCCCCAGAGCATGGCGACTTTTGCCGGTGGCTGGGTTGGCTTCCTAGGTGTGGAGAAGATCCGCGCCATTGCCGATCGTGTGACGGACTTTAAGTTGCCAAGCCGCAAGGTTGATTAA
- a CDS encoding zinc finger domain-containing protein gives MLKEFRCGNCNRLLARTGGFTELQIKCSRCGTLNHVKAASLEQSPMSAIRPIQRPELKSAK, from the coding sequence ATGTTGAAAGAATTCAGATGCGGTAACTGCAACCGACTTCTCGCCCGCACGGGTGGGTTTACAGAGCTCCAGATCAAATGTTCCCGGTGCGGGACGTTGAATCATGTGAAGGCCGCGAGCCTCGAGCAATCGCCCATGAGCGCCATACGCCCAATACAGAGGCCTGAACTTAAATCAGCTAAGTAA
- a CDS encoding recombination protein NinG — MIAKQPKPKKCKNPACGISFTPQRLGQAVCSPKCGLAIKDVNQAKARKSLAQVERREIKVRKEKLKSRADYLKDTQQAFNAWVRARDAALPCVSCGRHHQGKYDAGHYRTVGSNPALRFEPMNCHRQCSPCNTRLSGNIVNYRIELVKRIGAEAVDWLEGPHQAKKYTVDELKAMTADYRAKTRELKKGEAA, encoded by the coding sequence ATGATCGCCAAGCAACCCAAACCGAAGAAGTGCAAGAACCCGGCATGCGGCATCAGCTTCACGCCGCAGCGCCTGGGCCAAGCCGTGTGCAGTCCGAAATGCGGGTTGGCCATCAAAGACGTGAACCAGGCGAAGGCGCGCAAGTCGCTTGCCCAGGTCGAGCGCCGCGAGATCAAGGTCCGTAAGGAAAAGCTGAAGAGCAGGGCGGACTACCTCAAAGACACACAGCAGGCCTTCAATGCCTGGGTGCGCGCCCGTGACGCGGCACTGCCGTGCGTCAGCTGCGGCCGGCACCACCAGGGCAAGTATGACGCTGGCCATTACCGGACCGTGGGGAGCAATCCGGCATTGCGCTTCGAGCCGATGAACTGCCACCGCCAGTGTTCGCCGTGCAATACCCGGCTTTCCGGGAACATCGTGAATTACCGGATTGAGTTGGTGAAGCGTATCGGCGCCGAGGCGGTTGATTGGCTGGAAGGTCCTCACCAGGCCAAGAAGTACACCGTTGATGAATTGAAGGCGATGACCGCCGACTACCGGGCAAAGACCAGAGAGCTGAAAAAAGGGGAAGCCGCATGA
- a CDS encoding ATP-binding protein, whose product MRSEPAQQTPELPPGTRIQPAECETHGHYDQKVFPVLGKELKSGCPECGRIIREKAEAAELVNKAMELRMAMERKLGAALIPKRFASKTLDGYVATTAEQRKALNTCRRYAAEFAQIAETGRCLFLLGKPGTGKTHLSVAIANEIMAKSSATAVYRTIGAVLQAIRATYDRSSDQSESQILSSLISPTLLILDEIGVSKEKPSDFELTTLFAIINGRYEELRPTVIVSNLDGQSLPGAIGERCIDRLREGGVIVIPFEWESQRGTEGF is encoded by the coding sequence ATGCGATCTGAGCCCGCCCAGCAGACTCCTGAACTGCCGCCTGGTACCCGCATCCAGCCCGCCGAGTGCGAGACCCACGGCCACTACGACCAGAAGGTTTTCCCGGTGCTGGGCAAGGAGCTGAAGAGCGGTTGCCCTGAGTGCGGCCGGATCATTCGCGAGAAGGCCGAAGCTGCGGAGTTGGTCAACAAGGCGATGGAGCTCCGCATGGCCATGGAACGCAAGCTCGGTGCCGCGCTGATTCCCAAGCGCTTCGCCAGCAAGACGCTGGATGGATACGTCGCCACCACCGCGGAGCAACGCAAGGCGCTGAACACCTGCCGTCGGTATGCCGCTGAGTTCGCCCAGATTGCCGAGACGGGCCGCTGTCTTTTTCTGCTTGGCAAGCCCGGTACCGGCAAAACGCACCTGTCCGTGGCGATCGCCAACGAGATCATGGCCAAGTCCAGCGCGACGGCCGTATACCGAACCATCGGCGCCGTGTTGCAGGCCATCCGCGCCACCTACGACCGCTCCAGCGACCAGAGCGAGAGCCAGATTCTGTCGAGCCTGATCAGCCCCACGCTGCTCATCCTGGACGAGATCGGGGTCAGCAAGGAGAAGCCCAGCGATTTCGAGTTGACGACCCTGTTCGCGATCATCAATGGCCGGTACGAAGAACTGCGTCCGACGGTGATCGTTTCCAACCTGGATGGGCAGTCGCTGCCAGGGGCTATCGGCGAGCGCTGCATTGACCGGCTGCGGGAGGGCGGGGTGATCGTCATTCCATTTGAGTGGGAATCGCAGCGCGGGACGGAGGGTTTCTGA
- a CDS encoding replication protein encodes MDNQMMDGLMAIDLSAREMKIVLYVAKATLNFSTGAHRIPAVDIAKATHIHPDTVSKAISGLLRRRVLYREGGARGDIGVCDPKEWIFVVEPKQTISSDSAQVVRIGSAAKQTKTDDSLLYTKKEPLLTLSSKEINPPQEPVEPPKPDRKAPFGMTQLLADNPHNVPEQLLADWLTQRKAKRAAVTATVWSTVNTELAKCAEAGITADDAITEALNSGWQGFKASWVIKRLAESAPAPAPQSRHTGFAERNYTDGLIQREDGSYAI; translated from the coding sequence ATGGACAACCAGATGATGGATGGCTTGATGGCCATCGATTTGTCGGCGCGCGAAATGAAGATCGTTCTGTACGTGGCGAAGGCCACCTTGAACTTCAGCACGGGCGCCCATCGCATCCCGGCGGTCGATATCGCCAAAGCAACCCACATCCACCCTGACACGGTGTCGAAGGCTATCTCCGGCCTGCTGCGCCGTCGCGTGCTGTACCGAGAGGGTGGTGCGCGCGGTGACATTGGCGTTTGCGACCCAAAAGAGTGGATCTTCGTAGTAGAGCCGAAACAGACCATATCGTCTGATTCGGCTCAAGTAGTCCGAATCGGCTCAGCTGCGAAACAGACCAAAACCGACGACTCCCTTCTTTATACAAAGAAAGAACCCCTATTAACTCTTTCTTCGAAAGAGATTAATCCGCCCCAAGAGCCAGTCGAACCGCCGAAGCCTGACCGCAAGGCACCGTTCGGCATGACTCAACTGCTTGCCGACAACCCGCACAACGTCCCTGAGCAACTGCTGGCCGACTGGCTGACACAGCGCAAGGCCAAGCGCGCCGCAGTGACCGCCACCGTCTGGTCAACCGTGAACACCGAACTGGCCAAGTGCGCCGAGGCCGGGATCACTGCAGACGACGCAATCACCGAAGCGCTGAATTCGGGATGGCAGGGTTTCAAGGCTTCCTGGGTGATCAAGCGCTTGGCTGAGTCCGCACCGGCACCAGCTCCTCAGTCACGCCACACCGGGTTTGCCGAGCGCAACTACACCGATGGCCTGATTCAGCGTGAGGACGGTTCCTATGCGATCTGA
- a CDS encoding helix-turn-helix domain-containing protein, translated as MNSIYKDLVAFIGTQEVTAEKLKVDQSTVSGWVRGKHGMSPVVAKRAEALTGGAFKKESLCPSFPWAEMAA; from the coding sequence ATGAACAGTATTTACAAAGACCTCGTTGCCTTCATTGGCACTCAGGAGGTCACCGCTGAAAAGCTCAAGGTTGATCAAAGCACCGTTTCCGGTTGGGTTCGCGGGAAGCACGGCATGTCTCCAGTGGTTGCCAAGCGAGCGGAGGCGTTGACCGGAGGTGCTTTCAAAAAAGAATCCCTTTGTCCGTCGTTTCCATGGGCCGAGATGGCCGCCTAA
- a CDS encoding LexA family protein — MEFKDRLKTARRHAKLNQGELAAKAGITQTSISDLERGKSKATAHVVKIADACGVSAKWLSDEIGPMLAPGSSAGFAESNISVAAQPTKSFRYPVISWVAAGAWAEAVEPYPAGFSDSYEFSEYDSKGTAFWLKVKGDSMTAPAGQSITEGTLILVDTEAEVAPGKLVVAKLPDSNEATFKKLVSDGGRLFLKPLNPSYPIEAVDEHCRIVGVVVQALQKFY, encoded by the coding sequence ATGGAATTCAAAGACCGTTTAAAGACAGCGCGCCGGCACGCCAAGCTCAATCAGGGCGAATTGGCCGCTAAAGCTGGTATCACGCAGACGTCGATTTCTGACCTTGAGCGTGGAAAATCAAAAGCCACCGCGCACGTCGTGAAGATCGCCGATGCATGCGGGGTGAGCGCCAAATGGCTTTCCGATGAGATCGGGCCAATGCTGGCCCCGGGGTCGAGTGCCGGCTTTGCTGAATCGAACATCTCGGTTGCTGCCCAGCCCACCAAATCATTCCGCTACCCAGTAATCAGCTGGGTTGCTGCCGGCGCCTGGGCGGAAGCCGTTGAACCCTACCCGGCCGGTTTCTCGGACAGTTATGAGTTCTCGGAGTACGACTCCAAGGGCACAGCGTTCTGGCTGAAGGTGAAAGGCGACTCAATGACAGCGCCCGCCGGCCAGAGCATCACCGAGGGCACGCTGATCCTGGTGGACACTGAGGCTGAAGTCGCGCCAGGTAAGCTGGTCGTGGCCAAGCTGCCGGACAGCAACGAAGCCACATTCAAGAAGCTGGTCAGCGACGGCGGACGGCTGTTCCTGAAACCGCTGAACCCGAGCTACCCAATCGAGGCCGTCGACGAGCACTGCCGGATCGTGGGCGTGGTTGTGCAGGCGCTGCAGAAGTTTTACTGA
- a CDS encoding P63C domain-containing protein yields MSEKDKSKAIGGKARAEALTPAARKEIAKKAAAARWGERPMRATHKGSFRDEFGFDVECYVLDDDQKTAVISQRGMGEALGLGEGGSRLPVFIRGQKISPYVGHELKEKLSNPVIFQGVTTGTGVPSPTIYGYDVTILIDICNAIVSAESDGKLLKSQAHIAKQARIILGASGKAGIQGLVYALAGYDRTREEIVAAFKSFVQEEARKYEQEFPNELYLVWHRLYKIPVPARGKPWKLMHLTRKHIYYPLAQSSGKVLDLLRALRDRDPKKKKLFQFLNEIGVRALRIHMGRILEMAESSSTAAEYEAKFAKRFGNQQELDLSLSE; encoded by the coding sequence ATGTCTGAGAAAGATAAGTCGAAAGCTATCGGGGGTAAAGCCAGGGCTGAAGCGCTTACTCCCGCCGCACGCAAAGAAATAGCAAAGAAAGCAGCCGCGGCTCGATGGGGAGAGCGCCCTATGCGTGCAACGCACAAGGGAAGTTTTCGTGACGAATTTGGCTTTGATGTCGAATGCTATGTTCTGGATGACGATCAAAAAACTGCAGTTATTAGTCAGCGAGGCATGGGCGAAGCTCTGGGTCTTGGCGAAGGGGGAAGCAGGCTCCCAGTTTTTATTCGGGGACAAAAAATCTCTCCATACGTTGGGCACGAACTAAAAGAAAAACTATCAAATCCCGTTATTTTTCAAGGCGTGACGACGGGCACGGGAGTGCCATCTCCAACCATTTATGGCTATGACGTAACGATTCTAATTGATATTTGCAACGCAATAGTTAGTGCCGAATCCGATGGAAAACTACTTAAAAGCCAGGCTCATATTGCAAAGCAGGCCCGAATTATTCTTGGTGCCTCCGGCAAAGCGGGTATTCAGGGGCTTGTATATGCTTTGGCCGGCTATGATCGAACCAGAGAAGAAATCGTTGCAGCTTTCAAGAGCTTCGTGCAGGAGGAGGCGAGGAAATACGAGCAAGAATTCCCCAATGAGCTTTACCTAGTTTGGCATCGGCTCTACAAGATCCCCGTGCCTGCTCGCGGAAAGCCCTGGAAGCTTATGCACCTTACACGTAAACATATTTACTACCCTCTCGCTCAAAGCAGCGGCAAAGTACTTGATCTGCTCAGAGCGCTTAGGGATCGAGACCCAAAGAAAAAGAAACTTTTCCAGTTTCTAAATGAAATTGGTGTTAGAGCGCTGAGAATTCATATGGGTCGGATTCTTGAGATGGCCGAGTCCTCTTCGACCGCGGCCGAATACGAGGCAAAGTTCGCTAAGCGGTTTGGCAACCAGCAGGAATTGGACCTGTCTTTATCTGAATAA
- a CDS encoding DUF2388 domain-containing protein, with protein MKAWKILAASLLAPISTQAVSGDGANPIAAAIFLTISAPTILIGATTSLTTEPPKVFKSAKTDALAYIGSDGEIRGAQFEQASRYYRSTSAPPLMSDRQLARSIATSY; from the coding sequence ATGAAAGCATGGAAGATCCTGGCGGCCTCGCTGCTGGCACCAATTAGCACTCAGGCCGTATCGGGTGATGGCGCCAACCCAATTGCTGCAGCGATATTTCTCACAATCTCCGCGCCAACCATTTTAATTGGGGCGACCACATCCCTCACGACCGAGCCGCCAAAGGTTTTCAAGTCAGCCAAGACCGACGCCCTTGCCTACATAGGTTCGGATGGCGAGATTCGCGGCGCCCAGTTTGAGCAGGCGTCCAGATACTACCGCTCGACCAGCGCACCGCCGCTGATGTCAGACAGGCAATTGGCCCGGTCGATCGCGACATCCTACTGA
- a CDS encoding DUF1654 domain-containing protein: MNQAPYSVSKPRNSYELVGRRLQGLIASPRVQRIQLIEVSRRDDESPEAWHQVIQDIGDTAGIRIEHLDDGAVRIGWREYCDS; this comes from the coding sequence ATGAACCAGGCACCCTACTCCGTATCAAAACCACGAAATTCCTACGAGCTTGTTGGCCGCCGCCTGCAAGGCTTGATCGCCTCTCCGCGGGTACAGCGGATTCAGTTGATCGAGGTTTCCAGGCGCGACGATGAAAGCCCTGAAGCCTGGCACCAGGTCATCCAGGATATCGGCGACACCGCCGGCATAAGGATCGAGCATCTGGATGACGGCGCCGTCAGGATCGGATGGCGCGAGTACTGCGATTCCTAA